The following are encoded together in the Glycine soja cultivar W05 chromosome 5, ASM419377v2, whole genome shotgun sequence genome:
- the LOC114413462 gene encoding calcineurin B-like protein 7 — translation MGCCCTKQRVDHKDPAVLASQTYFNISEIEALYDLFKKLSSSIIHDGVISKEEFQLGLFGSSEKRSLFADRVFQLFDSKNDGVIEFGEFVKALSVFHPAAPQAQKADFAFRLYDISQRGFIERGEVREMILALLNESDLVLCHDIIEVIIDKTFEEADSKGDGRIDPEEWQEFVARNPSLLLRNMTIPYLKDLTTQFPSFKLTSGIEDCTSSSSTEKDIILEGQVQRCQH, via the exons ATGGGGTGTTGTTGCACCAAACAGCGAGTCGATCATAAAGATCCAGCAGTTCTTGCTTCCCAAACCTATT TTAATATTTCTGAAATTGAAGCACTGTATGATCTGTTCAAGAAATTAAGCAGCTCCATCATCCACGACGGGGTTATCAgcaaa GAAGAGTTTCAGCTTGGCTTATTTGGAAGCAGCGAGAAACGGAGCCTCTTTGCCGACAGG GTCTTCCAATTATTTGACTCAAAAAATGATGGGGTGATAGAATTTGGAGAGTTCGTTAAAGCTCTCAGCGTCTTCCACCCAGCAGCGCCACAAGCACAAAAAGCAGATT TTGCATTTCGACTCTATGATATAAGTCAAAGAGGCTTTATTGAACGTGGCGAG GTAAGAGAGATGATCCTGGCACTACTGAATGAGTCAGATTTGGTTCTGTGTCATGACATTATTGAGGTCATAATTGACAAG ACCTTTGAAGAAGCAGACTCAAAAGGAGATGGAAGGATTGATCCAGAGGAGTGGCAAGAATTTGTAGCTCGAAATCCATCCTTATTGTTGAGGAACATGACAATTCCCTATTTGAA GGATCTTACTACACAGTTTCCTAGTTTCAAGCTAACATCAGGCATTGAAGACTGTACGAGCAGCTCATCCACTGAGAAAGATATCATCTTAGAAGGACAAGTTCAACGGTGTCAGCATTAA